In the Purpureocillium takamizusanense chromosome 5, complete sequence genome, one interval contains:
- a CDS encoding uncharacterized protein (EggNog:ENOG503P9FI), with the protein MQAFCCCGPRRRDRRDDDEDGEAAPSIPVFNPPGLIDVPPNTSQAHELSTIPLPTHAARQSSQISPGEGPPGLCQLVDRNNLDDDEDDDQDDASLSAKRSTKTLDAKRIQDELEAAESVDGGSSRSHWSTRYLSPLIDLGQPGGGPRDTIEFSVETNPGLHTSSASAQGSPMDTTRRQVSCPQLVSSDCEAASSPIERGDRSPEPAPSATTAPSPRRPSTAQSMKGQPAAGLGVNAPRMERVIGADNDFDIRHGSHAWDDQSALGIWLIAQGMRSRDTSLLRLGEGESDAAAECDVMHSPSQDFGGIDSVLDTPPSVSQDNSIATALRPYEGCPDAYRRQKANTDATGATPREADWAEPDKDPSTVKLMDSASASGINFAGRSRNNPSSNYPSAMPSFEPSPADSAANSLSLSPQDIENLELSPFHWQGEFSILRELGHSEGQSSYATAEDDTSNAENNYGILTNLPRSPRAAHSRASVTTSEAASAQKRETEHRTINRTLTDVASRKSSPAIRSRFKEDLRTTSAPAPVRTSIVTKIQSSLSRLSRC; encoded by the exons ATGCAGGCtttctgctgctgtggccctcgccgcagaGACCggcgagatgatgatgaagacggggAGGCTGCTCCTTCAATCCCCGTTTTCAACCCGCCCGGCCTCATCGACGTGCCGCCGAACACCAGCCAAGCCCATGAGCTTTCCACCATTCCGCTTCCGACGCATGCAGCACGCCAAAGCTCCCAGATATCACCAGGCGAGGGGCCCCCGGGTCTGTGCCAGCTGGTTGACCGGAACAATcttgatgacgatgaggacgacgaccaagacgatGCAAGCTTGTCGGCCAAGAGATCCACAAAGACGCTCGACGCA AAGAGAATCCAAGACGAGCTCGAAGCTGCCGAGAGCGTTGATGGCGGTAGTAGTAGGTCACACTGGAGCACTCGATACCTTTCGCCCCTCAtcgacctcggccagccgggaggcggcccgcgGGACACGATCGAGTTTAGCGTCGAGACCAACCCGGGTCTTCacacgtcctcggcctctgcCCAAGGAAGCCCTATGGACACGACTAGAAGACAAGTCAGCTGCCCTCAGCTCGTTTCAAGCGACTGCGAGGCTGCATCGAGCCCCATCGAGCGTGGAGACCGCAGTCCTGAGCCAGCTCCTTCCGCGACAACAGCTCCCTCCCCGCGGCGACCCTCAACGGCGCAGAGCATGaaaggccagccagcagccggTCTAGGTGTCAATGCCCCTCGCATGGAGCGGGTGATTGGCGCTGATAACGACTTCGATATTCGACACGGATCGCACGCCTGGGACGATCAGTCGGCTCTCGGTATTTGGCTCATCGCGCAAGGAATGCGGTCCAGAGATACCTCACTCCTTCGACTGGGTGAAGGCGAATCTGATGCAGCCGCTGAATGTGATGTCATGCACTCGCCCTCCCAGGATTTCGGCGGAATCGATAGTGTTCTCGATACACCACCGTCTGTGAGCCAGGATAACAGCATTGCCACGGCACTTCGCCCATACGAGGGCTGCCCGGACGCCTATCGACGACAAAAGGCCAATACCGATGCCACAGGAGCCACTCCAAGAGAAGCGGACTGGGCCGAGCCCGATAAGGATCCTTCAACTGTAAAACTCATGGACTCCGCATCAGCCTCGGGCATCAACTTTGCTGGACGCAGCAGGAACAACCCCTCATCCAACTATCCATCTGCTATGCCGAGCTTCGAGCCAAGCCCCGCTGACTCGGCGGCCAATAGCCTTAGCCTCAGTCCCCAGGATATTGAGAACCTCGAACTGTCCCCGTTTCACT GGCAAGGGGAATTTTCCATACTCCGTGAGCTCGGCCACTCTGAGGGCCAAAGCTCCTATGCAACCGCGGAAGACGACACGTCAAACGCTGAGAACAACTATGGCATCCTTACGAATCTTCCGCGCTCCCCCCGAGCTGCACACAGTAGAGCTTCCGTAACTACCTCTGAAGCGGCCAGCGCCCAGAAACGCGAGACCGAACATCGGACCATAAACCGCACGCTTACTGACGTCGCCTCCCGGAAGAGCAGCCCCGCGATACGCAGCCGTTTCAAGGAAGACCTCAGAACGACATCAGCTCCGGCCCCAGTGCGGACCTCCATCGTGACCAAGATTCAATCATCTCTTTCGAGGCTGTCCCGG TGCTAA